The nucleotide sequence AGACGAGACGGCAGATAGCTGATGAAGTAGACGTTGGGATCCAGGAACTGGATACCGAAGGTCGACTGCACCCAGGCGATGATGTCGGAGACGCTCAATGCCAATGCCACCCCGGCGATGGCGCCGATGATGATCCCCATCACGCCGATGGTCAGCCCCTGGACGATGAAGATGCCCATGATGCTGCCGGGCTTGGCCCCGAGGGTGCGCAGGATGGCGATGTCGGCGTGCTTGTCGGTCACCATCATCACCAGCGTCGAGACGATGTTGAAGGCTGCCACGGCGACGATCACCATCAGTAGCAGGCCGATCATGTTCTTCTCCATCTGGATGGCGGCGAACAGGTTGCCGTGGGTACGCTTCCAGTCCATGCCGCGATACTGCGGCCCCAGCTGGCTGATGATGTCACGGGTGACGGCATCGGCACTGAACAGGTCATCGAGTTTCAGGCGTACGCCCTGCACCTCGCCTTCCTTGAAGCGTGCCAGCTTGGCCATGTCCGAGATGTCGGTGTAGGCGAGACTGGCATCCACGTCCGCGCCGACCTTGAAGATGCCGGTCACCGTGAAGCGCTTGAGGCGCGGGAAGATGCCCCCGGGCGTGATGGAGGCCTCGGGCACCAGCAGCGTGACGCGATCCCCGACGCCGACCCCGAGATTGCGTGCCAGCAGCTCCCCCATCACGATGCCCCAGCTGCCCGGCGTGAGGTCTGCCAGACTTCCTTGCACCATGTGCTCACTGATGATCGAGACCTGGTCCTCCGCGGACGGATCGATACCGGTGACCAGCGCGCCCTTGTTGCGACCATTGGTGGTGAACATGCCCTGCTGCTCGATGTAGGGAGCGGCACCGACGACATGCGGCTTCTCGCGCAACATGCCGGCGAGCGTCTCCCAGTCGGTGACGCTGTCGCGCGCCTCGACCCGCACATGCGGCACCATGCCCAGTACGCGGGTACGCAATTCGTGGTCGAAGCCGTTCATGACGGACAGCACCAGAATCAGCACGGCCACGCCCAACGACAGGCCGAGCATCGAGGTCAGGGAAATGAAGGAAATGAAATGGTTACGGCGCTTGGCGCGGGTATAGCGCAGGCCGATCAGAAAGGGTAGGCGATCCAGCAGCATCGAAGTCGATTCCTTGGGTCAGGGTCGCGGGCCATGATACGCATTCCGCAGGCTCGGCGCATGGGGCCACAATCGCGCCCAGTTTGCCAGCCCTCGCATGAGAACAGCATGAACCGCCAGTCTCGAGTGTCTGGCCATATGACGCACGCAGGGGCTAGCGTCGACGCATGGCTCTGCTATCATCGCGCGCCGAGTCCGCGGTATCGCGGCATTACCGTCACTTCTTCATCAGGGAGATGCCCATGGCCACCCGTCTGCTTGCCGAATGGCACCCGCAGGATGCCATCCAGCTCAGCTGGCCCAGCCCCCACAGCGACTGGAACGAGA is from Cobetia marina and encodes:
- a CDS encoding lipoprotein-releasing ABC transporter permease subunit, with translation MLDRLPFLIGLRYTRAKRRNHFISFISLTSMLGLSLGVAVLILVLSVMNGFDHELRTRVLGMVPHVRVEARDSVTDWETLAGMLREKPHVVGAAPYIEQQGMFTTNGRNKGALVTGIDPSAEDQVSIISEHMVQGSLADLTPGSWGIVMGELLARNLGVGVGDRVTLLVPEASITPGGIFPRLKRFTVTGIFKVGADVDASLAYTDISDMAKLARFKEGEVQGVRLKLDDLFSADAVTRDIISQLGPQYRGMDWKRTHGNLFAAIQMEKNMIGLLLMVIVAVAAFNIVSTLVMMVTDKHADIAILRTLGAKPGSIMGIFIVQGLTIGVMGIIIGAIAGVALALSVSDIIAWVQSTFGIQFLDPNVYFISYLPSRLELSDMGVIIGSALVLSFLSTLYPAWRASRIQPAEVLRYE